DNA from Granulicella arctica:
TCGCGTATGTGGCGGAATGCGAGAGCAGTGGTAAGTGACAGTGTCGGCATGTAACAGACCGCGTAAAGCAACACAAGAACATAAAGTGGAGCGAAGCTGGTACGAGAGGCGGCGAGTAGTAAAAGGATGCCGCCGAGCGAATGAAGAATGGCAAGCACATACTGGGTTGGAAGCAGGTTGTCCGCGATCCATCCAGCAAGAAATGGCGAGAATATAGCGCCAATGGCAGTCGTTCCGGCGACCAGGCCAATCTCAGCTCCCGTGAAGTGTAGATGTTGCCCAAGCCATGTGCCGACGGTCACATACCACACCCCCCAGATGAAGTATTCCAGGAACATCATTGCGGCGAGTTTGGGCTTGACCCAGGCGTTCATATAGCTCCTTCTCTTCTTTGAGGTCTTTTCATGCAACATGAAAAGATCGATTAGGGCAACGCAAAAGCGACGTAAATACCGCCAGATGGATACTTCAAATCACGGCCTCTACCAGCAGCGATGACAATATACTGTTTTCCGTCAACCATGTAAGTTGTGTGTATAGCGACGCCCGCCAAAGACAGTTCATACTCCCAAAGTAGCTTGCCGGTCTGGCTGTCGAAGGCGTGCATCCAAGGAGAAAACCACCCGCTCAGGTATCTTCCAAGCTTCGATCATCCAAGATAACGATAGTTCACATACTTTGTCTCGGTTTTGATCGTGTGGGCATGTCACCCCTCCGCGATTTCGCAATCTTTGAGCAAGTCAATTTCCAACTTCGTACCAACGACTTCACTACCTACGGGTAGCCGATCGGTCAAGCCCCAAGCTTGGAGAACAAACTCAATCCGGTTGCCGGAGTGCCCTTCAAGATGGGCTGAATGATGAAGGCGCTTCCGGCACTACTCACGGTGAAGGTCTGCCTAGCGACCTGATGGCCACTGCTCCGTAGAATTGAACGCTACGCTGGTCTCGGTTTCCGCGTCTGCTTGTCGTGGCGAGGTACTGGCAGAATGCTGTTCCAGGGCACGGGAGAGGCGAGAATCATCGAGGTGTTGGTCGCAACGTAAGGCATCATCGCATCGATAACCGTTTCCATGTGTCCGACGTCGCGGACGGCGACCTGAACCATAAAAGACTCTGCCCCGGTGACACGGTGGCATTCCAAAACTTCGGGCAGCGTCTTTATTAGCGCCGCGAATTTTGCTAGTTTGTCCCCGGCGATGGTGACTTTGACGAAAGCGCGGACCGGAAGACCGACTTTTGCTGGGTCAACCATGGCGCGATAGCCAAGAATGATGTGATTCTCTTCCAATCGCTTGACACGTTCAATGACGGCCGGTGTTGACAACCCCACCCGGCGGCCCAATTCCGCAAAGGCAATACGAGCATTCGCTTGTAGCTCTGCCAGAATCTCGCAATCAATGTCGTCGATGGGTGATCCTGATGGAATGTTCATGAGCCTCCATACATGCAATAGAGCCGAATCTGCCAGTCATCATAATATGAGGAAGAACCACTGTATCGCAGTTCTTTGTATTCTAGATCTTGAAAATACAGAACATTTCCCATTCCCCAAATGCAAAGCCCCGACTATTATCAGAAACGAGCAGAGTTACCATAATTGATCCTGATCGGGTCGATAGGCGATAGAGTCAATGAACTTCACGAAGTACCAATAAGGAGCAACTCCCGTGGCTACAACCGAAAATCGTCGTGCAGTTGGTGATGCAGCAGCACGTCAGCTAGCAAATACTACAAAAACAGCTCCCCAGCTCAGTGCGATCACGCCGCGTTGGCTCGTGCAGTTGCTCTCATGGGTACCGGTAGAGTCGGGAACCTTCCGTGTCAATAAAGTCAAGAACGACACCGAGATCGAGGTAGCTTGCGGAGCTCGCGATGAGCGTAAGCTCCCTGAGACCTTTGTGGACTACATTGAAAAGCCCCGTGAGTACACCCTGAGCGCCATCTCGACGGTGGTGGATGTGCATACACGCGTCTCCGACCTCTATAGCCATCCGTATGACCAGATCCGCGAGCAGCTACGGTTGACAGTGGAGAAGGTGAAGGAGCGGCAGGAGAGCGAGCTCATCAACAACGCGGACTACGGCCTGCTG
Protein-coding regions in this window:
- a CDS encoding Lrp/AsnC family transcriptional regulator; this translates as MNIPSGSPIDDIDCEILAELQANARIAFAELGRRVGLSTPAVIERVKRLEENHIILGYRAMVDPAKVGLPVRAFVKVTIAGDKLAKFAALIKTLPEVLECHRVTGAESFMVQVAVRDVGHMETVIDAMMPYVATNTSMILASPVPWNSILPVPRHDKQTRKPRPA